A DNA window from Camelina sativa cultivar DH55 chromosome 13, Cs, whole genome shotgun sequence contains the following coding sequences:
- the LOC104736665 gene encoding sugar transport protein 13 isoform X1, whose product MAGGGFATSANGVEFEAKITPIVIISCIMAATGGLMFGYDVGVSGGVTSMPEFLKKFFPAVHRRVEAGADKSNYCKYDNQGLQLFTSSLYLAGLTATFFASYTTRTLGRRLTMLIAGVFFIIGVALNAGAQDLAMLIAGRILLGCGVGFANQAVPLFLSEIAPTRIRGGLNILFQLNVTIGILFANLVNYGTAKIKGGWGWRLSLGLAGIPALLLTVGALMVTETPNSLVERGRLDEGKAVLRRIRGTDNVEPEFADLLEASRLAKEVKHPFRNLLQRRNRPQLVIAVALQIFQQCTGINAIMFYAPVLFNTLGFGSDASLYSAVVTGAVNVLSTLVSIYSVDKVGRRVLLLEAGVQMFFSQVVIAIILGIKVTDHSTNLSKGFAILVVVMICTYVAAFAWSWGPLGWLIPSETFPLETRSAGQSVTVCVNLLFTFIIAQAFLSMLCHFKFGIFIFFSAWVLIMSVFVMFLLPETKNVPIEEMTERVWKKHWFWARFMDDDKDHMFVSGEKSNGKSNGFDHSTRL is encoded by the exons ATGGCCGGAGGAGGATTTGCGACTTCGGCGAACGGAGTGGAGTTTGAGGCAAAGATAACTCCTATAGTCATCATCTCTTGCATCATGGCTGCTACCGGCGGTCTCATGTTTGGTTACGACGTTGGTGTCTCCG GTGGAGTGACATCGATGCCAGAGTTTCTCAAAAAGTTCTTTCCGGCGGTTCACAGGCGAGTAGAAGCCGGAGCCGACAAAAGCAACTACTGCAAATACGACAACCAAGGGCTACAACTTTTCACATCATCTCTATACTTAGCCGGTCTAACAGCTACGTTCTTCGCTTCATACACGACGAGAACGCTCGGACGAAGGCTAACTATGCTCATAGCCggtgttttcttcatcatcggTGTGGCTCTCAACGCTGGGGCTCAAGACCTAGCCATGCTTATCGCAGGCCGGATATTGCTTGGTTGTGGAGTTGGATTCGCTAATCAAGCCGTTCCTTTGTTCTTGTCGGAGATTGCACCTACTAGGATCCGTGGTGGTCTTAACATTCTCTTTCAGCTTAACGTCACTATTGGTATCCTCTTTGCCAATCTTGTCAACTATGGAACCGCCAA GATTAAAGGAGGATGGGGATGGAGATTGTCGTTAGGTTTGGCTGGTATTCCCGCGCTTCTTCTAACGGTTGGAGCTTTAATGGTGACGGAGACACCGAACAGTTTAGTAGAAAGAGGTCGTCTCGATGAAGGTAAAGCTGTACTCCGTCGTATTAGAGGTACCGATAATGTCGAACCAGAGTTTGCTGATCTACTTGAAGCTAGTCGGCTTGCTAAAGAAGTTAAACACCCTTTTAGAAACCTTCTTCAACGTAGAAATCGTCCTCAGCTTGTTATCGCCGTCGCTTTACAG atATTCCAACAATGTACTGGAATCAACGCGATTATGTTCTACGCACCTGTTCTGTTCAACACATTAGGGTTTGGCAGTGATGCTTCTCTTTACTCTGCTGTGGTTACCGGAGCAGTCAACGTGCTCTCTACTTTAGTCTCAATCTACTCCGTTGACAAAGTCGGTCGCCGGGTTCTACTCCTTGAAGCTGGGGTTCAAATGTTCTTCTCTCAAGTCGTAATCGCCATCATCCTCGGCATCAAAGTCACAGATCACTCTACAAATCTCTCCAAAGGATTTGCTATTCTAGTGGTGGTAATGATCTGCACTTACGTCGCTGCTTTCGCGTGGTCTTGGGGACCGCTCGGGTGGTTAATCCCGAGTGAGACATTCCCTCTAGAGACACGTTCCGCGGGACAAAGTGTGACGGTCTGCGTTAACTTGCTCTTCACGTTCATCATCGCTCAAGCTTTTCTCTCGATGCTTTGCCATTTTAAGTTTGGgatattcatcttcttttcgGCGTGGGTTCTGATTATGTCTGTGTTTGTGATGTTTCTACTTCCTGAGACTAAGAATGTGCCTATCGAGGAGATGACTGAGAGAGTGTGGAAGAAGCATTGGTTCTGGGCTAGGTTCATGGATGATGACAAGGATCATATGTTTGTGAGTGGTGAGAAGAGTAATGGTAAATCTAACGGCTTTGATCATTCAACACGGCTCTAA
- the LOC104736665 gene encoding sugar transport protein 13 isoform X2: protein MAGGGFATSANGVEFEAKITPIVIISCIMAATGGLMFGYDVGVSGGVTSMPEFLKKFFPAVHRRVEAGADKSNYCKYDNQGLQLFTSSLYLAGLTATFFASYTTRTLGRRLTMLIAGVFFIIGVALNAGAQDLAMLIAGRILLGCGVGFANQAVPLFLSEIAPTRIRGGLNILFQLNVTIGILFANLVNYGTAKIKGGWGWRLSLGLAGIPALLLTVGALMVTETPNSLVERGRLDEGKAVLRRIRGTDNVEPEFADLLEASRLAKEVKHPFRNLLQRRNRPQLVIAVALQIFQQCTGINAIMFYAPVLFNTLGFGSDASLYSAVVTGAVNVLSTLVSIYSVDKVGRRVLLLEAGVQMFFSQVVIAIILGIKVTDHSTNLSKGFAILVVVMICTYVAAFAWSWGPLGWLIPSETFPLETRSAGQSVTVCVNLLFTFIIAQAFLSMLCHFKFGIFIFFSAWVLIMSVFVMFLLPETKNVPIEEMTERVWKKHWFWARFMDDDKDHMFVSGEKSNGKSNGFDHSTRL from the exons CTCCTATAGTCATCATCTCTTGCATCATGGCTGCTACCGGCGGTCTCATGTTTGGTTACGACGTTGGTGTCTCCG GTGGAGTGACATCGATGCCAGAGTTTCTCAAAAAGTTCTTTCCGGCGGTTCACAGGCGAGTAGAAGCCGGAGCCGACAAAAGCAACTACTGCAAATACGACAACCAAGGGCTACAACTTTTCACATCATCTCTATACTTAGCCGGTCTAACAGCTACGTTCTTCGCTTCATACACGACGAGAACGCTCGGACGAAGGCTAACTATGCTCATAGCCggtgttttcttcatcatcggTGTGGCTCTCAACGCTGGGGCTCAAGACCTAGCCATGCTTATCGCAGGCCGGATATTGCTTGGTTGTGGAGTTGGATTCGCTAATCAAGCCGTTCCTTTGTTCTTGTCGGAGATTGCACCTACTAGGATCCGTGGTGGTCTTAACATTCTCTTTCAGCTTAACGTCACTATTGGTATCCTCTTTGCCAATCTTGTCAACTATGGAACCGCCAA GATTAAAGGAGGATGGGGATGGAGATTGTCGTTAGGTTTGGCTGGTATTCCCGCGCTTCTTCTAACGGTTGGAGCTTTAATGGTGACGGAGACACCGAACAGTTTAGTAGAAAGAGGTCGTCTCGATGAAGGTAAAGCTGTACTCCGTCGTATTAGAGGTACCGATAATGTCGAACCAGAGTTTGCTGATCTACTTGAAGCTAGTCGGCTTGCTAAAGAAGTTAAACACCCTTTTAGAAACCTTCTTCAACGTAGAAATCGTCCTCAGCTTGTTATCGCCGTCGCTTTACAG atATTCCAACAATGTACTGGAATCAACGCGATTATGTTCTACGCACCTGTTCTGTTCAACACATTAGGGTTTGGCAGTGATGCTTCTCTTTACTCTGCTGTGGTTACCGGAGCAGTCAACGTGCTCTCTACTTTAGTCTCAATCTACTCCGTTGACAAAGTCGGTCGCCGGGTTCTACTCCTTGAAGCTGGGGTTCAAATGTTCTTCTCTCAAGTCGTAATCGCCATCATCCTCGGCATCAAAGTCACAGATCACTCTACAAATCTCTCCAAAGGATTTGCTATTCTAGTGGTGGTAATGATCTGCACTTACGTCGCTGCTTTCGCGTGGTCTTGGGGACCGCTCGGGTGGTTAATCCCGAGTGAGACATTCCCTCTAGAGACACGTTCCGCGGGACAAAGTGTGACGGTCTGCGTTAACTTGCTCTTCACGTTCATCATCGCTCAAGCTTTTCTCTCGATGCTTTGCCATTTTAAGTTTGGgatattcatcttcttttcgGCGTGGGTTCTGATTATGTCTGTGTTTGTGATGTTTCTACTTCCTGAGACTAAGAATGTGCCTATCGAGGAGATGACTGAGAGAGTGTGGAAGAAGCATTGGTTCTGGGCTAGGTTCATGGATGATGACAAGGATCATATGTTTGTGAGTGGTGAGAAGAGTAATGGTAAATCTAACGGCTTTGATCATTCAACACGGCTCTAA